tcgagtggtgtgtacacgggttttcaagggtacgccactccgaggtcccgggttcgattcccggccgagtcgatatagattatcattagttttctatgttgtcttgggtctgggtgttcgtggtaccttcgttacttctgattttccataacacaagtgctttagctacttacattgggatcagagtattgtatgtgatgttgtctcaaatttattatatatttattattattattatatgttttcgtTAAATCTGTTTAAGTTTACAATATCCAGTAGTATTGTGTTGATGACTGTGTAAATATGCGAGTGGTGTGTGTAACGCGCGCTGTGCAGGGCGGGTATGGCGGCGTGGCGCGAGGAGACGGAGGGCTCGTCGGGCAGCTCGGCGCGCTCGCCCGCCTCGCCGCCCTACATCCGCTGGGCGCGCACGCTGCACCACCTGCTGGAGGTGACCACCCCCCACTCACTCTCATTTCCTACACCTTCCACGCACAGATCTGAGTCTCTAGAGAGATCTGATACATAAAAAACTGATAACATAAGAAACtgataaaactagttataactgtaatgttgtcttaaattttcgcgattacacattgaaataaaactagctataacggatttgaatcgcgtatattaactatttttttagttataacgGGTagctacccgtgaccacgaatgctgtagagtgctcgaaacgtcgggatgttaaaataattaatattagcgattcaaatccgttataactagttttatttcaatgtgtaataattgcgaaaatttaagacaacattaagaaaCTGATAATCTAAGATAATTATGTCATTCCTCGACAAATAAACCCGTCAGCCACACACAGACATTCAAGAAAAGTTTTTACCGTCAGTGCTCTGCTAAAAGTGGTTTAGTTTCCAACAAACCAACACGAGCTTCctataatgagaaaatattattaactgcaCACTATTGATATTTATCGGTAAAGTTATTGATGATTATGTGATAGTGATACCTACCCGGTGTCAGAAAAGGCAAATATCTACATCGTTACAACAAAAGCTGTAGCGATCCTAAATGAATTAGTAATTAGTCTTGTTTACTTGTGTAATGATATGATGTTCGAAGTGACGTGATGTCTCGGATCCCTCAGGACGCGGAGGGCGTGCGGTTGTTCCGCAAGTTcgtgggcggcgcgggcggcctGCACGTGGACAGGCTCAACTTCTACTTCGCCGTGCAGGGCCTGCGCCAGGAGACCGAGCCCGCCAAGATACGCCAGGTCGTCTCCGCGATATACAAGTCAGTACCTTTCCCTACCTATAACTTGATTTTTGTCATTGAACATACGTAACCGGTCATATACACATAGCCTGGACTTTATTTAGTGTTACTATGTCCCGTacgtatatttgttttaacacAATAACTTAGTAAATTGAAGCAAATACCACGAGAAAAATAATGACACTGCGATTTAAAAGTGAACAAGTCGTTAAGATATTAGGTGAACCTGCGTCTCAATTCGCACGAAAGTTACAAAGCCGGTAAGTGTTGACTTAAGTTGAATCAAGTAAGTGAGTCGATTGTTATATTTCCCATCAGATTTCTGCGCAAGTCTCAGCTAGCGATGCCCGAGGAGCTGAAGCAGCGAGTGAAGCAGGGGCTCAAGGACGGCGTCAACATCGAGAAGACGATCTTCGATAACATGGAGCAAGAGGTACGGCACATTGCGTTTCGTGATGTTTCTTTTTTCTGTGCTAATgacgatttttaaaaaaataaccttaagaaatctttatattttcttcCAAAACTGTTCTAAATATATCTCTTGTCTCAATTTGGCCCGATATAAACTTTCACAATTAGTGAATCACGTGATGTCACCTTACATAATGCAGTCTACAGAAACAGATAATTTAATCGTTTACGTCTCTTGACGACTAAGAAGCCCCCTGCTAGCCCACCTGACGCCAACCATCCCGCAGGTGACGCGCGCCATCACGGAGTCCACGTACCAGGCCTTCCTGCGCTCCGAGGCCTACGTGTCGTACGTGAGCGCCGCCACGCAGCCGCTGTCCTCGCCCGACGCGTCGCCGCCGCACTCGCGAGAGGTACGTCCGCCTCGGCCGCCTCGGGCCGCCTCGGGCCGCCTCGGCCGTGGCGCGGGCGAGCTGACGAGCGCGTGTTGCAGGTGTGCGCGGGCGGCGGGCTGGCCACGCTGCACGAGGGCGAGGAGCTGTGCGCCGGCGCGCGCCTCACGCACGACGCGCTCATCGCCACGCAGACGCGCCGCCTGCACTCCGACGTCGCGCCGTGAGTGTCCCGCCCACCGACCGGCGAGGGGCGTCGCCGGCGAGAGCGCCGCGTACTCCTTACGTGACAACGACTCCGAGTCATGTCATTATATAATCTCAGCTAGGAGTACTCGCCGGCACTCTCCCGCGACGCCCCACGCCCACGCCCACCTGCGCGTCGCAACCCTTAGAACCTTGCCGTTTTTAGTTAACCGAAGTGTGACCCCGCAATGCATGAGCGAACACCCGAGCATcgagcttttttttatttatttcgaatttacTTTCGAGCGCTTCACTGATTTTTTCGTTATATTGTTTCTCCCCATGTTTGTGTCCCCGCGCTGCATGTTGCCGCCACCCCTGTGCGCCCCCCCCGATACCCCCGCCCCGAGTAGGCACCGTAAGCGCTCGGTGTACAGCGCGCACGTGTCGTACGCGGGGTACACGCCCGCGTCGCGCCAGGACTCCGAGCGCGCCAGCCTCAGCAGCGGCCGCACCGACAGCGACGCCGTGTCGCTCTCCGGCAGCAGCGTGTGAGTACCCGCCCCCGCTTACTCGACGCCGCCACCGTTTGGTCCTTTTTTAGTTTTTCATTTTGAGTTGTCGCTTCTTTACTTTACCGCGGCGCTGGCCGCCGGCGCGCCCGCACTGGCGAGTGTGGGCGCGCTcacgtgtgtgcgtgtgttgcAGCGACGGCGCGTGCGCGCGCGTGTGCCGCGAGGCGCGGGAGGCGCGCGAGGGCCGGCGCGCGCGCCTCTACGGGCTGGACCGCCACGCCGTCATCAACAAGGAGCAGGAGCCCGCCATGGTACGCCCGCACCCCGCACACTTCGCCCTCCGACATGCAATATTTAGAATACGTATTTCATTTCACATTTCCTGTAACTTGTAGACTGGCCGGTCACACGTGCTTCGAACGTCCTTGAATAAAGTCTACGATAATATGCTTTAGGATATGACGCAAGCGTTAAACCGGTTGTGCCCGTTCCCCCGCAGGTGATCCCGCGCACGCAGCGCGTGCAGGCGGAGCAGCTGCGCGTGCTGCCGCCGGCCGAGTTCGCGCCGCTGCTCATCGAGAAGCTGGAGCGAGTCAAGCGCGACCAGGAGAACAAGGAGCGCCTCGAGAGGAGGCTCGCCGAGGTGAGACATGCTCGCTGCCGGACTGAACGTGCAGTCGCTCCCACTTTGCTTTTAGCTGTAATCAAATTAGATTCACAAGCTTTCCTTTAAAAtgactaaattataaatataaataaaaatctaactcACAATTGTAGTGTGACTATGATTTTATAGAACATATAGGATAcacttattaatattgaaatgctTGCAGGGCGAGGGAGACGAGATGTTGCCGCCGCAGCTGGTGGCGGCCGCCATCCGCGAGAAGCTGCACATCGACGACGACAACGACCAGGACATACTCGGTGAGCCCCGCGACCGCTCGGCCTCGAACGTACTGCTCTACTGTCTTGTCACTGTGACTCGCTGCAGATCTTATATGGTCGGCTCATGGGCTAGTTAATGCCTCACTCTGGTGCAAACATAAAAAGTTACAAGTCCAATTTCGGATGAAACTGAGAGTACGCTGAAACTGAGAGTTCCCTGTGTTTGGAGACTGCGCGGAGACTGACCGCTGTAGCAAAAATTAAGTTCGACAGATAAGATTATCAATAGCATAGATATATAGAGCGTTTGCACACGTAGGACGTAGGAATGAATTGTCTTTCTACctcattatttaaattggaTCCTTAATTCCCGAAAGCACGCGCTACAATAATGTTCTATAGTTATTTGATGTTTTGATTCACAGACCAACACGTGTCCCGCGTGTGGTCGGAGCGCACGCCGGGCGCGTCCCCGccgggcgggcggcgcgcgcgtgcGCGGCACGGCTCGCACGGCACGCACGGCACGCACGCTTCGCACGGCTCGCACGGCACGCACGGCTCGCACGCCTCGCACGGCACGCACGGCTCGCGGCGTGCGCAGTCCGCGCTGTCGGCCGACTCGGGCCACTACGACGCGCCCCCGGACTCGCTGCATCATCCGCACTCGCTGACCAGGAGGTACGTGCCGATATCGCAGGGACCGAGTGAGCCCGTGCCGCTATAGCCAGCCACACGGGACGTAGATATTAGATCTCAAGCtcggtggcacattggtgatgtGAGGGATGGCGATAGGCAAACTACATATTTCATCTTAAAAATATGGATCATAATTACTATACAACATATACCGTGGTACATCATACCATAGAGATCAAAAGTTACTCTTGAAATAATAAATGGGTgacaaaataagcttaaaagtaTCTTCTAAATGGTTAtaactatactccagccacattcgatctggaattttagtaaacaaaccatgtgtcatcataattagggttgatacactcttaataaaaaataattattattataattacaactatgttcattataacacaatttcctgtttaaacacaaaaattttaatttaatacagaatccaaaaattttatttagccgctcaatgcataatttatatgaaaattagcttaaaataaaagtttaaaaatttttaattaccactataatattactacaaaactaacaaccctatattttaatactgacgtagagaaatcgcaggtttgtaacatttggagtgttttttaagcaattggcagatttaggaaggtatataatagcgatacaggctcttcgtaatttttggtgtatatttttagtcgtattataatggtagtataaccacaacaggttaagaatgttaacattacacacaacgtttcattacacatagattaaaaaaaagacatcttgttttggctagcataaataaagcactaaaatcactgtttcaaattaatcttaatgagtCCTGTCGTTTTGGGggcgatagataaagttaataaagcgaattatatacCTACGATGTgatttctgatatcattttaaaattggaggtattatttttgagatctacattattccagataatcataagtattataattataaccaagaatgcgcttagtcctttgtcttaaatattttattattaatcatcaaatttaatttttattaacatcaaaaataattgttgtacatatttctaaaaatgttttgagaatctgc
This window of the Vanessa cardui chromosome 5, ilVanCard2.1, whole genome shotgun sequence genome carries:
- the LOC124529679 gene encoding axin isoform X2, whose translation is MSHTPIGGHPQGWEHKLADRSSLPPASGEEKCKSQSRHVFTQPHLSKAGMAAWREETEGSSGSSARSPASPPYIRWARTLHHLLEDAEGVRLFRKFVGGAGGLHVDRLNFYFAVQGLRQETEPAKIRQVVSAIYKFLRKSQLAMPEELKQRVKQGLKDGVNIEKTIFDNMEQEVTRAITESTYQAFLRSEAYVSYVSAATQPLSSPDASPPHSREVCAGGGLATLHEGEELCAGARLTHDALIATQTRRLHSDVAPHRKRSVYSAHVSYAGYTPASRQDSERASLSSGRTDSDAVSLSGSSVDGACARVCREAREAREGRRARLYGLDRHAVINKEQEPAMVIPRTQRVQAEQLRVLPPAEFAPLLIEKLERVKRDQENKERLERRLAEGEGDEMLPPQLVAAAIREKLHIDDDNDQDILDQHVSRVWSERTPGASPPGGRRARARHGSHGTHGTHASHGSHGTHGSHASHGTHGSRRAQSALSADSGHYDAPPDSLHHPHSLTRRSFSKKTVTELTDSGVSVVSEGTTSAAGVEPRILLWIAEGSERMERRNYRELSSRGSSADRDEHRRREKQAQRNRAAGGGGSTGSKSSASGGDHTVVVVSFLDESVPYRFKVPAVPLTLRTFKDYLPRKGNYRYFFKTECADLDNTVIQEEVSNDNDTLPMFEGKVMARVKSVE
- the LOC124529679 gene encoding axin isoform X1; this encodes MSHTPIGGHPQAGWEHKLADRSSLPPASGEEKCKSQSRHVFTQPHLSKAGMAAWREETEGSSGSSARSPASPPYIRWARTLHHLLEDAEGVRLFRKFVGGAGGLHVDRLNFYFAVQGLRQETEPAKIRQVVSAIYKFLRKSQLAMPEELKQRVKQGLKDGVNIEKTIFDNMEQEVTRAITESTYQAFLRSEAYVSYVSAATQPLSSPDASPPHSREVCAGGGLATLHEGEELCAGARLTHDALIATQTRRLHSDVAPHRKRSVYSAHVSYAGYTPASRQDSERASLSSGRTDSDAVSLSGSSVDGACARVCREAREAREGRRARLYGLDRHAVINKEQEPAMVIPRTQRVQAEQLRVLPPAEFAPLLIEKLERVKRDQENKERLERRLAEGEGDEMLPPQLVAAAIREKLHIDDDNDQDILDQHVSRVWSERTPGASPPGGRRARARHGSHGTHGTHASHGSHGTHGSHASHGTHGSRRAQSALSADSGHYDAPPDSLHHPHSLTRRSFSKKTVTELTDSGVSVVSEGTTSAAGVEPRILLWIAEGSERMERRNYRELSSRGSSADRDEHRRREKQAQRNRAAGGGGSTGSKSSASGGDHTVVVVSFLDESVPYRFKVPAVPLTLRTFKDYLPRKGNYRYFFKTECADLDNTVIQEEVSNDNDTLPMFEGKVMARVKSVE